Proteins co-encoded in one Armatimonadota bacterium genomic window:
- a CDS encoding CHRD domain-containing protein, translating to MKRTALLVVMLVLVVVPISLVRAQAPRTHYGAILTGDEQVPRVATRAYGTAVFEVQPGGNAIRYWLTVVDIANVQMAHIHIGAPGQAGPVAVWLYPAAPPPRPIPGVTSDQLAEGTFTAANFVGPLARQPMSALLTAIAQGNAYVNVHTAANPGGEIRGQIR from the coding sequence ATGAAGCGAACTGCGCTGCTGGTCGTGATGCTGGTGCTGGTGGTCGTCCCCATCAGCCTGGTCAGGGCACAGGCGCCGCGGACGCACTACGGCGCCATCCTCACCGGCGACGAGCAGGTGCCCCGGGTCGCGACCCGCGCCTACGGGACGGCGGTCTTCGAGGTGCAGCCCGGGGGCAACGCCATCCGGTACTGGCTTACGGTCGTCGACATCGCCAACGTGCAGATGGCCCACATTCACATCGGCGCCCCGGGCCAGGCGGGACCGGTCGCCGTCTGGCTCTACCCCGCTGCCCCGCCGCCCCGCCCGATTCCGGGCGTGACCAGCGACCAGCTGGCCGAGGGCACGTTCACCGCAGCCAACTTCGTGGGCCCGCTGGCCCGGCAGCCCATGAGCGCGTTGCTGACAGCCATCGCCCAGGGCAACGCCTACGTGAACGTGCACACGGCCGCCAACCCCGGCGGGGAGATCCGCGGGCAGATCAGGTAG